TAAGGGACCCTTTCCAGAGATGTCAGGGAAGGTGCCCTACACAAAATACGGCGCGTCCCAACGACATCGGCATGCACCGCGTGGCCTTCTCCGTAGACTCGCCCTCGTCCACGTTCAACGCGGGCAGTCCCGCACCCGTCCCAGGCTGCGCAGCTCCTGGGTGAAGATGAGCATGTCCTGGATGTGATCCCGGCTGCGGCGCGCATGGCTGGGGGCCGTTGAGGGGCCGGGGAGTCCTGGACTTATGAAGCCGGCACGGCCGCGGGTCCGCGCAGGCTGGCGGCCAGGATGAGGGCGATGGCCTTCAACTGCTCCTTGCCGCGCCGAGGCAGACCGTCGAGATCGGAAAGCCGATCGTCGGTGGCAGAGGAAAATATGGCGCTGACCCAGGCCGTGGCACAGGTCTTGATCCGTTCAGCATCCACGATATCGGGAAGGCATTTGCGCAACACCGCCGCAGTATCGCGTTCCAGGTTCGTTTGGAACTTGCGCAGTTGGGCCCGGACGTTAGGATGGGTTTCGGCCTCGCGCCAGAGGATCACGCGAAGCACGGTGGATTTGTGGTCGCCGAGATTCAACGCATCCAGCGTGCCGATCAGCCCCGCGGCGGGGTCCCCCCCGCATCGCCAGCCGGTCAGTGTCCAACGGCGTGAGAGGGAGCCGCTCGGCCATCAAGGCCGCCAGCAGGTCGGCTTTGGTGGGAAAATAGTAAAAGAGCAAACCCTTGGCAACA
This genomic stretch from Arthrobacter dokdonellae harbors:
- a CDS encoding helix-turn-helix domain-containing protein, which gives rise to MEVTVNAGQAQDRTEIRGDARRLILDSAQELIAEHGFNGTSTAAIAQSAGVAKGLLFYYFPTKADLLAALMAERLPLTPLDTDRLAMRGGPRRGADRHAGCVESRRPQIHRASRDPLARGRNPS